In Parabacteroides sp. FAFU027, the following are encoded in one genomic region:
- a CDS encoding tetratricopeptide repeat protein produces MNAQRIESLHREITELIDRKELKKAIARLLSMIRQGQDWLADEELKRWETTYKYMLLYFAQGNPDPEREKVYDDLIAHLYRLVDITADAMLLKESPSYFFDRKRYLSYSVQISPEQLQKQIEKLVSDMALTELIDDDKAKAQKVSTISHSFDNDLSVLFLQVWLADRFKESDIEHYRKQIESDIFPVEGLCLLVSSLTLSLFRRFDESKCILLIDACQHNDEDVRQRALVGLLLVLYIHQKRISSFPELEHHFEVLAERPGLITDLRNIILHFIRSRETEKISRKMTDEILPEMMKISPILRKKMNLEEWKQDGSDEDKNPDWQEVFEQTGLEEKMKEMGRLQMEGSDIFMTTFAGLKSFPFFYNISNWFLPFNTHHSAFLDMFSQHSGVDTGMLGIIMKSGILCNSDKYSLCLSLMQMPAAQRDMVANQFLSENQEIDQMQAEEALLQDNKKGDTIAKQYIQDLYRFFKLHPHRSDFFDVFSQPMHLHKLPLIKPLLSDTESLRIIAEFFFRKEFYADAVEVFGELAESDAENSEIYQKIGYCHQMMDDDKSALMAYLRADMIFPDSAWTIRRIAQCYRRLKQPELALEYYMRFDKMSPDNLNVILNIGHCYLEKKDYNEALKYYFKADYIDNSTSKSWRPIAWCSFLAGKFEQAERYYQKIVEQSPSAQDWMNTGHVAWCLQQPANALEHYLKSLNLIQGGWEKFRENFAEDEDELEMAGISLQDQHMMLDQIQYRLEGES; encoded by the coding sequence ATGAATGCACAAAGAATAGAGAGCTTACACCGGGAGATTACTGAATTAATCGACCGGAAAGAGTTGAAAAAAGCCATTGCCCGTTTATTGTCCATGATTCGTCAGGGACAAGACTGGCTGGCGGATGAGGAGTTGAAGCGCTGGGAGACGACATACAAATATATGTTGCTTTACTTTGCGCAGGGAAATCCAGACCCGGAGCGGGAAAAGGTGTATGATGACCTGATTGCCCACCTCTACAGACTCGTAGATATAACGGCGGATGCCATGCTGCTGAAGGAATCACCATCCTATTTCTTTGATCGGAAACGTTATCTGAGTTATTCGGTGCAGATTTCACCCGAACAGTTGCAGAAGCAGATAGAGAAGCTGGTGAGTGATATGGCATTGACCGAACTGATTGATGACGATAAAGCCAAAGCGCAAAAGGTGAGTACCATTTCCCATTCGTTTGACAATGATTTGTCGGTGCTTTTCCTGCAAGTCTGGTTGGCTGATAGGTTTAAAGAGTCGGATATAGAGCATTATCGCAAACAGATTGAATCGGATATTTTTCCTGTCGAAGGGCTTTGTCTGTTGGTTTCGTCGCTTACTCTCAGCCTATTCCGTCGTTTTGATGAATCCAAATGTATTCTATTGATTGATGCGTGTCAGCACAATGATGAGGATGTGCGTCAGCGGGCTTTGGTGGGACTATTGCTGGTATTATATATTCACCAGAAACGTATCAGTAGTTTCCCGGAGTTAGAGCATCATTTTGAAGTGTTGGCAGAACGTCCAGGGCTGATTACTGATTTGCGGAATATTATCCTGCACTTTATCCGGAGCCGGGAGACGGAGAAGATTTCCCGGAAAATGACTGATGAAATTCTGCCGGAAATGATGAAAATCAGTCCGATCCTTCGTAAGAAAATGAATCTGGAAGAGTGGAAGCAGGATGGAAGTGATGAGGATAAAAACCCAGATTGGCAGGAGGTTTTTGAGCAAACCGGCCTTGAAGAGAAGATGAAAGAGATGGGGCGCCTGCAAATGGAGGGCTCGGATATTTTCATGACCACATTTGCCGGACTGAAGAGCTTTCCCTTCTTTTACAACATCAGCAACTGGTTTTTGCCGTTCAATACCCATCATTCCGCCTTTCTGGATATGTTTTCACAACATTCGGGAGTCGATACCGGAATGCTGGGGATTATCATGAAGTCCGGTATTCTTTGTAATTCAGATAAATACTCTCTGTGTCTGAGTCTGATGCAGATGCCGGCTGCCCAGCGGGATATGGTGGCGAATCAGTTCCTGAGCGAAAATCAGGAGATTGACCAGATGCAGGCCGAGGAGGCATTGTTGCAGGATAACAAGAAAGGCGATACTATTGCCAAACAGTATATTCAGGATTTGTACCGTTTCTTCAAACTGCACCCGCATCGTTCCGATTTCTTTGATGTGTTTAGTCAACCGATGCATTTGCATAAATTACCATTGATAAAGCCACTGCTTTCCGATACAGAGAGTCTGCGCATCATAGCTGAATTCTTTTTCCGGAAAGAGTTTTACGCTGATGCCGTTGAGGTGTTTGGTGAGTTGGCCGAATCGGATGCCGAGAATAGCGAGATTTACCAGAAAATCGGCTATTGCCACCAAATGATGGACGATGATAAATCGGCATTGATGGCCTATCTACGTGCAGATATGATTTTCCCGGACAGTGCGTGGACCATTCGTCGTATTGCCCAGTGTTACCGCCGGTTGAAACAACCGGAACTGGCTTTGGAATATTACATGCGATTCGATAAAATGAGTCCGGATAATCTGAATGTGATTCTCAATATTGGCCATTGCTATCTGGAGAAGAAAGATTACAACGAAGCGCTGAAGTATTATTTCAAGGCGGACTATATCGATAACAGTACTTCGAAATCGTGGCGACCGATTGCCTGGTGTTCGTTCCTTGCCGGAAAATTCGAACAGGCGGAACGTTATTATCAGAAGATAGTGGAGCAATCGCCTTCCGCTCAGGACTGGATGAATACGGGTCACGTGGCCTGGTGTCTTCAACAGCCGGCAAACGCATTGGAACATTACCTGAAAAGCCTTAACCTGATTCAAGGTGGCTGGGAAAAATTTCGGGAGAACTTTGCTGAAGATGAAGATGAACTGGAGATGGCGGGTATATCTTTACAAGACCAGCATATGATGTTGGACCAGATTCAATACCGTTTAGAAGGGGAATCCTGA
- a CDS encoding NUDIX hydrolase, giving the protein MEIFPLVDEDGYVIGKADRATCHNGSKLLHPVVHLHIFNSKGELYLQKRPMHKDIQPGKWDTAVGGHIDYGESVADALFREVKEELGITNFAPEFLTKYIFESDVEREFVNSYSTVYDGEITPDEHELDGGRFWSIDEIRSQIGKDVFTPNFEGEFLKIEKILKL; this is encoded by the coding sequence ATGGAAATATTTCCTTTGGTAGATGAGGATGGATACGTGATTGGCAAAGCTGACCGCGCCACTTGCCACAACGGTTCAAAATTGCTGCACCCCGTAGTGCATCTGCATATATTCAATAGTAAGGGCGAATTATATCTTCAAAAGCGTCCGATGCACAAAGATATTCAACCCGGGAAATGGGATACGGCTGTCGGCGGGCATATCGATTACGGGGAGTCGGTGGCTGATGCTCTTTTTCGTGAGGTGAAGGAGGAGCTGGGAATTACGAATTTTGCCCCTGAGTTTTTGACGAAATATATCTTTGAGTCGGATGTGGAACGTGAGTTTGTCAACTCCTATTCGACGGTGTATGATGGTGAAATTACCCCGGATGAACATGAACTGGATGGCGGACGCTTTTGGTCTATTGACGAAATCCGAAGCCAGATAGGGAAAGATGTATTTACCCCAAACTTTGAGGGTGAATTTTTGAAGATTGAGAAAATATTAAAGCTATAG
- a CDS encoding S1 RNA-binding domain-containing protein yields MIQIGIFNTLKVNRESDYGVYLADSEGNEVLLPNKYVRGKSISVGDDIDVFIYRDSDDRLVASTETPLIQLNQFGYLQAKEVTQIGAFLDWGMERDLFVPFREQMRKMEAGRFYTVYMYLDENTDRLVASSKINKFFDNTNHKLKEGEEVDILVWDVAEPGVRVIINNKYKGLIYHNEIFTHISQGEKRTAYIKTVREDFQLDVSLEKPGYEAVEPNAQKILEVLNDAEGFLPLSDKSEPEQIYRELGMSKKLFKKAIGALYKQKLIRIEEDGIYLIK; encoded by the coding sequence ATGATTCAAATTGGTATTTTCAATACGTTAAAGGTGAACCGCGAATCGGATTACGGAGTCTATCTTGCCGATTCCGAAGGCAATGAAGTCTTACTACCCAATAAATATGTCCGCGGTAAATCAATCTCCGTGGGTGATGATATAGATGTATTTATCTATCGTGACAGCGACGACCGCCTGGTAGCCTCTACTGAAACTCCTCTCATCCAACTGAATCAGTTTGGATATTTACAAGCAAAAGAAGTTACACAAATCGGGGCTTTTCTGGATTGGGGCATGGAGCGCGACCTGTTTGTGCCTTTCCGCGAACAAATGCGCAAGATGGAAGCCGGACGCTTCTATACCGTTTACATGTATCTGGACGAAAACACCGACCGACTGGTTGCTTCAAGCAAAATCAACAAATTCTTTGACAATACAAACCACAAACTAAAAGAGGGTGAAGAAGTCGATATTCTGGTTTGGGATGTGGCCGAACCCGGCGTCAGAGTAATTATCAATAATAAATACAAAGGCCTGATTTACCATAACGAGATATTTACCCATATATCCCAGGGGGAAAAACGCACGGCTTACATCAAAACGGTCAGAGAAGATTTTCAATTGGATGTATCCCTCGAGAAACCCGGTTATGAAGCCGTAGAGCCTAACGCGCAGAAAATACTGGAAGTGCTCAATGATGCAGAAGGCTTTCTTCCACTATCAGACAAAAGTGAACCGGAACAAATCTACCGGGAGCTGGGTATGAGCAAGAAACTTTTCAAAAAAGCCATCGGAGCTCTTTACAAACAGAAGTTGATTCGCATCGAAGAAGACGGCATTTATCTGATCAAATAA
- the lon gene encoding endopeptidase La yields MAVNDKDKIPGLVLVSEIYPDNIAVLPLESRPIFPGLALPLVYGGRKAIDYVENTIEKNNGFLGVSFISEQNQEDFWSSRLYHTGVLVKIIKVIDKQEDSINFFAQALTRFHFVKETMRYDLPHWQVTYDYEEKTELTEELKAYTLAIINSVKDLIKLNPMFQEQMKLAISQVGIDKPGLLMDLVASFLTADGHRLQEVLDASDLFQRSEKLLLLLKEEVERNRLQKDIQKQIEKKITKQQREFFLREQLKVIKQELGLEKEDKDSEIEAIQKKLKKLTLTKEAADVVREELEKLKTLETGSPEYQVSRSYLNWLTDLPWGIYSEDNYDLAKARKILDEQHYGLDDVKGRILEFISTIAKRRKVSGSIICLVGPPGVGKTSIGKSIADALGRKFFRFSVGGMRDEAEIKGHRRTYIGAMPGKLIQSLKRTEVANPVIMIDEIDKIGASYQGDPASALLEVLDPEQNRDFLDHYLDVRFDLSNILFVTTANQLDTIPSPLLDRMEIIKLSGYVLEEKVEIAKRYLVPKQRKDHGLKATEVSITDSALTAIVDGYAREAGVRSLENQIKKIMRKATLKIAEENIEKVNVNNKNLTEYLGQPVFSTEELYQKQIPGVTLGLAWTAMGGATLYIEASGIRSKGPGLKLTGQLGSVMQESSEIAYSYVRSLMEKEKPENDFFETHFVHLHVPAGATPKDGPSAGITMALALYSLAKGKPIRKGLAMTGELSLTGKVLPIGGLREKTIAARRVKVFELIFPADNRKDFEELPDYLKEGITPHFVDYFDDVLKVAYR; encoded by the coding sequence ATGGCTGTAAATGATAAAGACAAAATCCCCGGACTGGTACTGGTTTCGGAGATTTACCCTGACAACATCGCTGTTTTGCCATTGGAGAGCCGTCCTATTTTCCCCGGACTGGCATTGCCCTTAGTGTATGGTGGCCGGAAAGCGATTGATTATGTAGAAAACACAATAGAAAAAAACAACGGATTCCTTGGGGTTTCCTTTATCTCGGAACAAAACCAGGAAGACTTTTGGAGCTCCAGACTCTATCATACAGGGGTACTTGTAAAGATCATCAAGGTGATCGATAAACAGGAGGATAGCATTAACTTCTTTGCCCAGGCCCTGACCCGTTTCCACTTTGTCAAAGAGACGATGAGATACGATCTGCCTCACTGGCAGGTAACCTACGATTATGAGGAAAAGACAGAGCTGACCGAAGAGCTAAAGGCTTATACCCTTGCCATCATCAATTCGGTGAAAGATCTCATCAAACTGAATCCGATGTTTCAGGAGCAGATGAAGCTCGCCATTTCGCAAGTGGGGATTGACAAGCCGGGACTGCTGATGGACCTTGTAGCCTCTTTCCTGACTGCTGATGGTCATCGCCTGCAAGAAGTACTCGATGCTTCGGATCTATTTCAGCGCAGTGAGAAGCTGCTGCTTCTACTAAAGGAGGAGGTGGAACGAAACCGCCTGCAAAAAGATATCCAGAAGCAAATCGAGAAGAAGATTACGAAGCAGCAGCGGGAGTTTTTCCTGCGCGAACAGCTCAAGGTAATCAAACAGGAACTTGGACTGGAGAAGGAAGATAAAGATTCCGAAATCGAAGCCATCCAGAAGAAACTAAAAAAACTGACCCTGACCAAAGAGGCTGCCGATGTGGTGAGAGAGGAGCTGGAAAAGCTCAAAACTCTCGAAACCGGTTCGCCCGAATATCAGGTTTCCCGTTCATATCTCAACTGGCTGACCGATCTTCCCTGGGGTATTTATTCCGAAGATAATTACGATCTGGCAAAAGCCCGCAAAATACTGGACGAACAGCATTACGGGCTGGATGATGTAAAAGGGCGCATTCTGGAATTTATCAGTACCATCGCCAAACGGAGAAAAGTTTCCGGTTCCATCATCTGTCTGGTTGGCCCTCCTGGAGTGGGAAAGACCTCTATCGGAAAATCCATTGCTGATGCACTGGGGCGCAAATTCTTTCGCTTCTCTGTAGGGGGAATGCGTGACGAAGCTGAGATCAAAGGTCACCGACGCACTTATATCGGTGCTATGCCGGGCAAACTGATCCAAAGCCTCAAACGTACCGAAGTGGCCAATCCGGTGATAATGATTGACGAGATAGACAAGATAGGAGCCAGCTATCAGGGCGATCCGGCATCGGCATTGCTCGAGGTACTCGACCCGGAGCAAAACCGGGATTTTCTTGATCACTATCTCGATGTGCGCTTTGATTTGTCCAACATATTATTCGTAACAACCGCCAATCAGCTTGATACCATCCCAAGCCCGTTGCTTGACCGGATGGAGATCATCAAGCTCTCCGGCTATGTATTGGAGGAAAAAGTGGAAATTGCGAAACGTTATCTGGTGCCAAAACAACGCAAGGATCACGGACTTAAAGCAACAGAAGTTTCCATTACCGACTCTGCATTGACTGCCATAGTGGATGGATATGCCCGTGAAGCCGGAGTTCGTTCGCTGGAAAACCAGATCAAGAAAATCATGCGCAAGGCCACGCTCAAGATTGCAGAGGAAAATATTGAGAAGGTGAATGTAAACAATAAGAACCTGACCGAATACCTGGGTCAGCCTGTCTTCTCTACCGAAGAGCTCTACCAAAAACAGATCCCGGGCGTTACCCTGGGGCTTGCCTGGACTGCGATGGGTGGGGCTACTCTCTATATTGAGGCATCAGGCATCCGTTCGAAAGGACCCGGCCTGAAACTGACCGGACAGTTGGGCAGTGTGATGCAGGAGTCTTCCGAAATTGCCTATTCGTATGTCCGCTCTTTAATGGAGAAGGAAAAGCCTGAAAATGACTTTTTTGAAACGCACTTTGTCCATTTGCACGTGCCCGCCGGTGCCACTCCCAAGGATGGACCGTCTGCCGGAATCACTATGGCCCTGGCTCTCTATTCACTGGCTAAAGGGAAACCGATCCGCAAAGGACTAGCCATGACCGGCGAACTTTCCCTAACCGGAAAGGTTCTTCCGATTGGAGGCCTGCGCGAGAAAACTATTGCGGCGCGACGTGTAAAGGTCTTTGAACTGATATTCCCTGCTGATAATCGCAAAGACTTCGAAGAGCTACCCGATTATCTTAAAGAGGGCATTACGCCTCACTTTGTCGATTATTTTGATGATGTGCTGAAGGTGGCGTATAGATAA